The following coding sequences lie in one Candidatus Eremiobacteraceae bacterium genomic window:
- a CDS encoding pyridoxamine 5'-phosphate oxidase family protein produces MSERASAEVMPADTIPSTKLLRHPERSVLRDIADILLASKVAHVGIIENEWPVVIPMTYAFNPETPDVIYIHGSQLARILGGAATNARVCVTVTELTGLVYSKTALNHSMIYRSVVAFGRMRIVDDAETKSDVFRRMIGRYFDGRSEGRDYSAPTLEHLAMTKVVAVDVIGWSAKSRAHGAAGPGDDDPSVLGTSGVQPL; encoded by the coding sequence ATGAGTGAACGGGCAAGCGCCGAAGTGATGCCGGCCGATACGATCCCTTCGACAAAGCTGCTGCGGCATCCCGAACGTTCTGTCCTAAGAGACATCGCGGACATACTTCTTGCGTCCAAGGTCGCGCATGTCGGTATCATCGAAAACGAGTGGCCTGTCGTCATACCCATGACGTACGCTTTCAATCCCGAAACGCCGGACGTGATCTACATCCACGGATCGCAATTGGCCCGGATACTCGGAGGCGCGGCGACGAACGCGCGAGTGTGCGTGACGGTGACCGAGCTGACCGGCTTGGTATATTCGAAGACCGCATTGAACCACTCGATGATCTATAGAAGCGTCGTGGCGTTCGGCCGCATGCGTATCGTAGACGATGCGGAGACGAAGAGCGACGTGTTCCGCAGGATGATCGGACGGTATTTCGACGGCCGCAGCGAGGGTCGCGACTACTCGGCTCCCACGCTCGAACACCTGGCCATGACAAAAGTCGTCGCGGTGGACGTCATCGGGTGGAGCGCGAAATCACGCGCTCACGGCGCAGCGGGACCGGGCGACGACGACCCGAGCGTGCTCGGAACGTCCGGAGTGCAGCCCCTTTAG